A window of the Henckelia pumila isolate YLH828 chromosome 3, ASM3356847v2, whole genome shotgun sequence genome harbors these coding sequences:
- the LOC140888604 gene encoding B3 domain-containing protein At2g33720-like has product MAFTASSSGEENHRGQASLNACSTTIVLFGVAITAPISDSQIDDHWTIKKKLHKSDVDGSSRLLLGMKAVEKHVLPHVGDFDKKIGVEIVFYDVDTKTEHRLTLKTWITKSYTLIKGWRKDFVKRRGLRTNDEIGLRWEEQHGRFEFTLLNKAEIVFF; this is encoded by the coding sequence aTGGCATTCACCGCTTCTTCTTCCGGAGAAGAGAATCACCGCGGCCAAGCTTCTCTAAATGCATGTTCGACAACTATCGTACTGTTCGGAGTAGCGATCACCGCCCCGATTTCGGATAGTCAAATCGACGATCATTGGACGATCAAGAAAAAGCTGCACAAGAGCGACGTGGACGGATCGTCGAGGCTTCTGCTAGGAATGAAAGCTGTTGAAAAACATGTGTTGCCTCACGTGGGAGATTTCGACAAGAAGATAGGTGTGGAGATTGTTTTCTACGACGTCGATACGAAGACGGAGCACAGGCTTACGCTGAAAACGTGGATAACTAAGAGCTACACCCTCATCAAAGGTTGGAGGAAAGATTTCGTTAAAAGACGAGGACTCAGAACCAACGACGAAATCGGGCTTCGCTGGGAAGAACAACATGGAAGATTCGAGTTTACACTACTCAACAAGGCAGAGATCGTTTtcttttga
- the LOC140888207 gene encoding BRASSINOSTEROID INSENSITIVE 1-associated receptor kinase 1-like, whose amino-acid sequence MKRLKEEHAKETVFHTEVEIFGIAVHPNLLRLCGFCMTPTEWLLVYPCMANGDVALCLRERPESQAPLDWPIRKRIALGSARGLAYLHDHCDPKIIHGDVKAANIFLDEDLEAIVGDFGLAKLMHREDTHVTTAVHGTIGHIAPEYLSTGEATFEGKKVGDASGSDADLGGNYVEEEVEELIQVALLCTQSSPSERPTMSQVVRMLEGDGLAEICEEWQKGELIFDDPKTYCIIDRERIFIPKYFPSQDDSPVDEFVLLFLSPCMHLILPKFQFSEF is encoded by the exons ATGAAAAGACTGAAAGAAGAGCACGCTAAAGAGACAGTTTTTCATACAGAAGTGGAAATTTTCGGCATAGCTGTGCATCCAAATTTACTTCGTTTGTGTGGCTTTTGCATGACTCCTACGGAATGGTTGCTTGTTTATCCTTGTATGGCGAATGGAGATGTTGCATTGTGCTTGAGAG AGAGACCTGAATCTCAAGCTCCACTTGATTGGCCGATAAGAAAACGGATAGCATTGGGGTCTGCGAGGGGACTTGCTTATTTGCATGATCACTGTGACCCTAAAATCATTCATGGGGATGTCAAAGCTGCTAATATATTCTTGGATGAGGACTTGGAAGCAATTGTAGGTGACTTTGGGCTAGCCAAACTTATGCACAGAGAGGATACTCATGTTACCACGGCCGTTCATGGAACAATTGGTCATATTGCTCCAGAGTACCTCTCCACTG GTGAGGCGACATTTGAAGGAAAAAAAGTTGGAGACGCTAGTGGATCGGATGCTGATCTTGGCGGCAATTACGTAGAAGAGGAAGTGGAAGAGTTGATCCAAGTAGCTCTGCTCTGCACACAGAGCTCCCCATCGGAGCGTCCGACAATGTCCCAAGTCGTGAGGATGCTCGAGGGTGATGGTTTGGCAGAGATTTGTGAAGAATGGCAGAAGGGAGAATTAATATTCGATGACCCAAAAACTTACTGCATAATTGATCGCGAGAGGATATTTATTCCGAAGTATTTTCCGAGCCAAGATGATTCTCCAGTGGATGAGTTTGTTTTGCTTTTTTTGTCCCCATGCATGCACCTTATTTTGCCTAAGTTCCAGTTCTCAGAATTTTGA
- the LOC140888198 gene encoding BRASSINOSTEROID INSENSITIVE 1-associated receptor kinase 1-like has translation MSMVYDNWERLVAAVLKREQLREIALCPSFSSSSSFSSDFRFDPSDSSHVSAVANNATGAVAGGVAARLFAAPSIALAWFRRKEPKDHSLIDFPGVHLAQLQRFSLRELQVASYNFSHKNIIGRGWSGRVYKGRLADGSLVSIKRLKEELAKVDRGLQLIQTEVEISGIAVHPNLLDLRGFCMTRTERLLVYPYMANGNVASCLRDRPETQPPLDYPIRKRIALGSARGLAYLHDHCNPKIIHRDVKAANIFLDEDFEAVVGDFGLAKLMDYQDTDVTTAVRGTIGHIAPEYLSTGRCSEKTDVFGYGVMLLELITGQRAFDLARLANDDDVMLLDWVRGLLKEKKLETLVDADLQGNYVDYEVEELIQVALLCTQSSPLERPKMSEVVRMLEGDGLAERWEEWHKEEMLDDPKTDWIIDGHENIDSEVFSEPR, from the exons ATGTCGATGGTGTATGACAACTGGGAGAGGCTGGTTGCGGCCGTTTTGAAAAGAGAGCAGCTTCGGGAAATTGCTCTGTGCCCCAGCTTCAGCTCCAGCTCCTCTTTTTCATCTGATTTTCGTTTCGATCCATCAGATTCTTCACATGTTTCTGCAG TTGCCAACAACGCTACTGGAGCCGTTGCAGGAGGGGTTGCTGCCCGTCTATTTGCTGCCCCTTCAATTGCGCTTGCTTGGTTTCGCAGAAAGGAGCCAAAGGATCATTCATTAATTGATTTTCCTG GAGTTCATCTGGCACAGCTCCAAAGATTTTCACTACGTGAATTGCAAGTTGCATCATATAATTTCAGTCACAAAAATATCATTGGCAGAGGTTGGTCTGGTAGGGTTTACAAAGGTCGATTAGCTGATGGCAGTCTAGTATCAATAAAAAGACTGAAAGAAGAGTTAGCTAAAGTCGACAGAGGGCTGCAATTAATCCAAACAGAAGTGGAAATTTCCGGCATAGCCGTGCATCCAAATTTACTTGATTTGCGTGGCTTTTGCATGACTCGTACGGAACGATTGCTTGTTTATCCTTACATGGCTAATGGAAATGTTGCATCGTGCTTGAGAG ATAGACCTGAAACTCAACCTCCACTTGATTACCCAATAAGAAAACGGATAGCATTGGGGTCTGCGAGGGGACTTGCTTATTTGCATGATCACTGTAACCCTAAAATCATTCATCGAGATGTCAAAGCTGCGAATATATTCTTGGATGAGGACTTTGAAGCAGTTGTCGGTGACTTTGGGCTGGCCAAACTTATGGACTACCAGGATACTGATGTTACCACGGCTGTTCGTGGAACAATTGGTCATATTGCTCCAGAGTACCTCTCCACCGGTAGATGTTCCGAGAAAACTGATGTTTTTGGTTATGGGGTCATGCTTCTTGAGCTGATCACTGGTCAGAGAGCTTTCGATCTTGCTCGACTTGCCAATGATGATGATGTGATGTTACTCGATTGG GTCAGGGGACTTTTAAAGGAAAAAAAGTTGGAGACACTCGTCGATGCGGATCTTCAAGGTAATTATGTCGACTATGAGGTGGAAGAGCTGATCCAAGTAGCTCTGCTCTGCACACAGAGCTCCCCGTTGGAGCGTCCAAAGATGTCGGAAGTGGTGAGGATGCTGGAGGGTGATGGCTTGGCTGAGAGGTGGGAAGAATGGCACAAGGAAGAAATGTTGGATGACCCGAAAACTGATTGGATAATTGATGGTCACGAGAATATTGATTCCGAAGTATTTTCCGAGCCAAGATGA
- the LOC140888202 gene encoding BRASSINOSTEROID INSENSITIVE 1-associated receptor kinase 1-like isoform X3, whose product MVYENWERLVGAVLERERLKQMAPCPSSSISSDPSDSPHVSAVLAVANRATAGAARLFAAPSIAFAWYRRRKPENHFFDVPAGVHLAQLQRFSLRELQVASHNFSEKNILGKGGFGNVYKGRLADGCLVAIKRLKEDRTQSVELQFRTEVEIMAIAVHRNLLCLRGFCMTSTQRLLVYPYMANGNVASCLRERPESQAQLDWHMRKRIALGSARGLAYLHDHCDLKIIHRNVKAANVLLDDDFEPVVSGFGLAKLMDGKDSHVTTAVCGTIGHIAPEYLSNGNCSLKADVFGYGVMLLEFVTGQRALDLARLAGDDDLMLLDWLNNVRSGKFSRKRSWRRLWMLILEVIM is encoded by the exons ATGGTGTATGAAAACTGGGAGAGGCTGGTTGGAGCCGTTTTAGAAAGAGAGCGGCTCAAGCAAATGGCTCCGTGCCCCAGCTCCTCCATTTCATCTGATCCATCAGATTCTCCACATGTTTCTGCAG tccttGCAGTTGCCAACAGAGCCACTGCAGGAGCAGCGCGTCTATTTGCTGCCCCTTCAATTGCGTTTGCTTGGTATCGAAGAAGGAAGCCAGAGAATCATTTCTTTGATGTTCCTGCAG GAGTTCATCTGGCACAGCTCCAAAGATTCTCACTACGTGAATTGCAAGTTGCATCACATAATTTCAGTGAGAAAAATATACTTGGAAAAGGTGGATTTGGTAACGTTTACAAAGGTCGATTAGCTGATGGCTGTCTAGTAGCAATCAAAAGACTGAAAGAAGACCGCACTCAAAGTGTTGAGCTTCAATTCCGAACAGAAGTGGAAATTATGGCCATAGCTGTGCATCGAAATTTACTTTGTTTGCGCGGCTTTTGCATGACTAGTACACAACGGTTGCTTGTTTATCCTTATATGGCTAATGGAAATGTCGCATCATGCTTGAGAG AGAGACCTGAATCTCAAGCTCAACTGGATTGGCATATGAGAAAACGGATAGCATTGGGGTCTGCGAGAGGGCTTGCTTATTTGCATGATCACTGTGATTTGAAAATCATTCATCGGAATGTCAAAGCTGCGAATGTCTTATTGGATGACGACTTTGAACCGGTTGTAAGTGGCTTTGGGCTGGCTAAACTTATGGACGGCAAGGATAGTCATGTAACCACGGCTGTTTGCGGAACAATTGGCCATATTGCTCCTGAGTACCTCTCCAATGGTAACTGTTCTTTGAAAGCTGACGTTTTTGGTTATGGGGTCATGCTTCTTGAGTTCGTCACTGGTCAGAGAGCTCTCGATCTTGCTCGGCTTGCTGGTGATGATGATTTGATGCTACTCGATTGG ttgAATAATGTCAGGTCAGGGAAGTTTTCaaggaaaagaagttggagacGCTTGTGGATGCTGATCTTGGAGGTAATTATGTAG
- the LOC140888202 gene encoding BRASSINOSTEROID INSENSITIVE 1-associated receptor kinase 1-like isoform X2 produces the protein MVYENWERLVGAVLERERLKQMAPCPSSSISSDPSDSPHVSAVANRATAGAARLFAAPSIAFAWYRRRKPENHFFDVPAGVHLAQLQRFSLRELQVASHNFSEKNILGKGGFGNVYKGRLADGCLVAIKRLKEDRTQSVELQFRTEVEIMAIAVHRNLLCLRGFCMTSTQRLLVYPYMANGNVASCLRERPESQAQLDWHMRKRIALGSARGLAYLHDHCDLKIIHRNVKAANVLLDDDFEPVVSGFGLAKLMDGKDSHVTTAVCGTIGHIAPEYLSNGNCSLKADVFGYGVMLLEFVTGQRALDLARLAGDDDLMLLDWVREVFKEKKLETLVDADLGGNYVEEEVEELIQVALLCTQSSPSERPKMSEVVRMLEGDGLAERWEEWHKEEMFRQEFNRMHHPNTYWIIKDSTSNIRPDDLSGPR, from the exons ATGGTGTATGAAAACTGGGAGAGGCTGGTTGGAGCCGTTTTAGAAAGAGAGCGGCTCAAGCAAATGGCTCCGTGCCCCAGCTCCTCCATTTCATCTGATCCATCAGATTCTCCACATGTTTCTGCAG TTGCCAACAGAGCCACTGCAGGAGCAGCGCGTCTATTTGCTGCCCCTTCAATTGCGTTTGCTTGGTATCGAAGAAGGAAGCCAGAGAATCATTTCTTTGATGTTCCTGCAG GAGTTCATCTGGCACAGCTCCAAAGATTCTCACTACGTGAATTGCAAGTTGCATCACATAATTTCAGTGAGAAAAATATACTTGGAAAAGGTGGATTTGGTAACGTTTACAAAGGTCGATTAGCTGATGGCTGTCTAGTAGCAATCAAAAGACTGAAAGAAGACCGCACTCAAAGTGTTGAGCTTCAATTCCGAACAGAAGTGGAAATTATGGCCATAGCTGTGCATCGAAATTTACTTTGTTTGCGCGGCTTTTGCATGACTAGTACACAACGGTTGCTTGTTTATCCTTATATGGCTAATGGAAATGTCGCATCATGCTTGAGAG AGAGACCTGAATCTCAAGCTCAACTGGATTGGCATATGAGAAAACGGATAGCATTGGGGTCTGCGAGAGGGCTTGCTTATTTGCATGATCACTGTGATTTGAAAATCATTCATCGGAATGTCAAAGCTGCGAATGTCTTATTGGATGACGACTTTGAACCGGTTGTAAGTGGCTTTGGGCTGGCTAAACTTATGGACGGCAAGGATAGTCATGTAACCACGGCTGTTTGCGGAACAATTGGCCATATTGCTCCTGAGTACCTCTCCAATGGTAACTGTTCTTTGAAAGCTGACGTTTTTGGTTATGGGGTCATGCTTCTTGAGTTCGTCACTGGTCAGAGAGCTCTCGATCTTGCTCGGCTTGCTGGTGATGATGATTTGATGCTACTCGATTGG GTCAGGGAAGTTTTCaaggaaaagaagttggagacGCTTGTGGATGCTGATCTTGGAGGTAATTATGTAGAAGAGGAAGTGGAAGAGCTGATCCAAGTAGCTCTGCTCTGCACACAGAGCTCACCATCGGAGCGCCCAAAGATGTCGGAAGTCGTGAGGATGTTAGAGGGTGATGGCTTAGCTGAGAGGTGGGAAGAATGGCACAAGGAAGAAATGTTCCGTCAAGAATTCAATCGAATGCATCACCCCAACACATATTGGATAATTAAGGACTCCACTTCGAATATTCGTCCGGATGACTTATCCGGGCCAAGATGA
- the LOC140888202 gene encoding BRASSINOSTEROID INSENSITIVE 1-associated receptor kinase 1-like isoform X1, translating to MVYENWERLVGAVLERERLKQMAPCPSSSISSDPSDSPHVSAVLAVANRATAGAARLFAAPSIAFAWYRRRKPENHFFDVPAGVHLAQLQRFSLRELQVASHNFSEKNILGKGGFGNVYKGRLADGCLVAIKRLKEDRTQSVELQFRTEVEIMAIAVHRNLLCLRGFCMTSTQRLLVYPYMANGNVASCLRERPESQAQLDWHMRKRIALGSARGLAYLHDHCDLKIIHRNVKAANVLLDDDFEPVVSGFGLAKLMDGKDSHVTTAVCGTIGHIAPEYLSNGNCSLKADVFGYGVMLLEFVTGQRALDLARLAGDDDLMLLDWVREVFKEKKLETLVDADLGGNYVEEEVEELIQVALLCTQSSPSERPKMSEVVRMLEGDGLAERWEEWHKEEMFRQEFNRMHHPNTYWIIKDSTSNIRPDDLSGPR from the exons ATGGTGTATGAAAACTGGGAGAGGCTGGTTGGAGCCGTTTTAGAAAGAGAGCGGCTCAAGCAAATGGCTCCGTGCCCCAGCTCCTCCATTTCATCTGATCCATCAGATTCTCCACATGTTTCTGCAG tccttGCAGTTGCCAACAGAGCCACTGCAGGAGCAGCGCGTCTATTTGCTGCCCCTTCAATTGCGTTTGCTTGGTATCGAAGAAGGAAGCCAGAGAATCATTTCTTTGATGTTCCTGCAG GAGTTCATCTGGCACAGCTCCAAAGATTCTCACTACGTGAATTGCAAGTTGCATCACATAATTTCAGTGAGAAAAATATACTTGGAAAAGGTGGATTTGGTAACGTTTACAAAGGTCGATTAGCTGATGGCTGTCTAGTAGCAATCAAAAGACTGAAAGAAGACCGCACTCAAAGTGTTGAGCTTCAATTCCGAACAGAAGTGGAAATTATGGCCATAGCTGTGCATCGAAATTTACTTTGTTTGCGCGGCTTTTGCATGACTAGTACACAACGGTTGCTTGTTTATCCTTATATGGCTAATGGAAATGTCGCATCATGCTTGAGAG AGAGACCTGAATCTCAAGCTCAACTGGATTGGCATATGAGAAAACGGATAGCATTGGGGTCTGCGAGAGGGCTTGCTTATTTGCATGATCACTGTGATTTGAAAATCATTCATCGGAATGTCAAAGCTGCGAATGTCTTATTGGATGACGACTTTGAACCGGTTGTAAGTGGCTTTGGGCTGGCTAAACTTATGGACGGCAAGGATAGTCATGTAACCACGGCTGTTTGCGGAACAATTGGCCATATTGCTCCTGAGTACCTCTCCAATGGTAACTGTTCTTTGAAAGCTGACGTTTTTGGTTATGGGGTCATGCTTCTTGAGTTCGTCACTGGTCAGAGAGCTCTCGATCTTGCTCGGCTTGCTGGTGATGATGATTTGATGCTACTCGATTGG GTCAGGGAAGTTTTCaaggaaaagaagttggagacGCTTGTGGATGCTGATCTTGGAGGTAATTATGTAGAAGAGGAAGTGGAAGAGCTGATCCAAGTAGCTCTGCTCTGCACACAGAGCTCACCATCGGAGCGCCCAAAGATGTCGGAAGTCGTGAGGATGTTAGAGGGTGATGGCTTAGCTGAGAGGTGGGAAGAATGGCACAAGGAAGAAATGTTCCGTCAAGAATTCAATCGAATGCATCACCCCAACACATATTGGATAATTAAGGACTCCACTTCGAATATTCGTCCGGATGACTTATCCGGGCCAAGATGA